Within the Canis lupus familiaris isolate Mischka breed German Shepherd chromosome 26, alternate assembly UU_Cfam_GSD_1.0, whole genome shotgun sequence genome, the region aatgaagcaaGTACAGTGGAAATATAAATGTTGCAGAAAGTCACTGAAGGATGGCGGTAGTGACAAATAGAAAtgggaggtcagggaaggtggcatttgagctgaaATCTAAATAAGCACACAGCTATGCCAAAAGGAAGACGGGAGGAAAGCGTCCCAGGCCCAGCTGTTGTGAGGAGTAACTGAGTGAATAAAAGCACTTGGTGGTAAACAACCACTCAATAAACAgctgctattctttttttttttttaaagattttttatttatttattcatgatagtcacagagagagagagagaggcagagacacaggcagagggagaagcaggctccatgcaccaggagcccgatgtgggattcgatcccgggtctccaggatcgcgccctgggccaaaggcaggcgccaaaccgctgcgccacccagggatccctacagctGCTATTCTTATTAAGGCATAtactttcttcattccttctgtTCAAACAAGGAGAAGCTGGGCAAGCCatagatctatttattcatgagagacacagagagagagagaaagagagagagagaggcagagacacaggcagagggagaagtaggctctatgcagggagcccgatgtgggacttgatcctggaactccgggatcacgccctgagccaaaggcagtcgctcaatcgctgagctacccaggcatcccaattatatatatatatatatatatatatatatatatataattgaaaaaaatatatatgaaaagtaaatgtaggggcatctgggtagctcagtcagttgagcgtctgactcagttttggctcaggtcaacatctcagggttatgagatagagatttcctcttcctccctgcccccatccctccTACTTCAGAACcctgggctctttctctctcaaataaatacatcttttctgaaaaaagtaaatatataaatatattcatgaaaagTAAAGGCCCCCAAGAAAAATTCAGGCTCTGGCCTTGTAAGGAGATTCCACAGCTCTGAATCATACACCCAAGTCAGGTAGAAGCACTAACCCAGCCTCACCCCTGTCACCAACCCAAGTTCTTCCTCCATACATCATACAGAACTGTTTTAACTCCTGAAACTTGTAATCCCTGCACTGGAAACCTGGAACTGGGAAAagcttcttcattttatttaattgatgtGCATATGTTGTACCCGAGGTTCTTCTTATTAttcccttctgtttctctttggaGTTGTGTGCCTGTCTGGTCCCATCGTTGTAAGGAGCTCTGGGTTAATGAGAGTAAGTGGTCAagaaggaaaatgcagaaaagtaaaCAGAAGGCTTCTATTTGCATGATGAATTTGGTAGTTTGCTATTAAAGTGCAAACATACATTATAGGCATTTTAGAGTTGGTCAAAATCTTGCTGTGACTCTTAGGACAGTTCCATAAGCTGATAGTTTTCCATAAAATGCATTGAGCACTTAACTACATGTCACACATTGCGCTGAGGAACTTCAAAAGCATCTGTTCCCTTCATATCCCCTTCACGGATAAGTAAACTGAGATTCAAAGTGCTATGCTAGTAAATGACACTGCTGGGATTTAAATCCTGTTCTGACCCTGCTCCCCAACTTTCCAAGAcctagctttttaaaagattttatttattcatgagagacacacagagagaggcagagacatgggcagagggagaagcaggctcctcacggggagacTGATGCTGGACCcaatcccggggccccaggatcacaccctgagccaaaggcagacgctcaaccaagaGCTACCGAGGGGTCCCCAAGACCTAGTTTTTTTAACTGCTTAGTGGTAAGTCTCCTAAAGCTAGAGGAAAATACTTCTGAGGGATGCCTTTCTATCCATTAGGGTACTTCCACCCTAGAGATAAATCCCCAACCAAGAAACTCCCACATTGGAAAGACTGCCTCATCGTGCAGCAAGAAGCCCCACCctggacacatacacacacacccggGATCAGAACTCCCAAATCCACCCAGATGTAACCCTGGCCCCTTAGAGAAGTCTTAGTTGCCCAGCAGGGTAAGGACAAGCCCCCCCCACTCCATTCCCTCCCCACAAGAAGACCGGCTACATAATTTGCGGGAcccaatgcaaaatgaaaatgtggggtcttttgtttaaaaaaaaaaattaagaatttcaagaatgAGAGTGCTGAGCATTAAACCAAGCCCTGGGGCCCCTCTTCTACGAAGGCCCTGGTCACTCGACGATAAGGCCGGCCCTGCTTCAGAGATAACCCTTCCAGGGAAGCGATTGGCTACCTCAGAATCCCTAAATCCTTTGGACccggggtgcaggtggggagTACGTAGAGCACCCAACTCCCCAATATATTCGAGAACACACCCTGGGATAACTTTCGAAAATTGGGGAGGCACTTCTCTTGGCGTGGGCACAAAGTAGCCTCCAACCCCTCCAGTCTCTGGGTGGTCCTCGCGACCCCGCCCAGCTCCACCTTCGGGGTATGTGGGCCTCACCGCGTGCTACCCATTGCCGGGGCAACCGACGCCGCGAGAAATGCATTGTGGTCTGCAACAAAATGCAGGAGAAAGATCCTGAGGGAGCCATTGAGTCCATGGACCAATGGGAGAGTCGTGGGGGCTGCGTCAAGCCAATGGGGACATGCCGCGGGGGGCGGGGTTGGCAGGAGCAGGGCGGGGCCTAGGCACTAGGCGGCGGCGGCTGGCGTGGGGCTCCTTAGATGCGCCACGGCTTCGGTAGCGACCGTAGCTTCAGCCGGGTCTGAGCGTcgccagcccctcccccaggagaccgTTGCAGTTAGCCGCCCCCTGCTCCTCGGTGAGAGActcgggggctgcgggggccctCGCTGCCTGGTTACTTCCCCCGCTGGACTTGTCCCGCCGTTCGGTCCGCGCGGCCCGCGCTTTCTGAgaagtggggcggggggcgggaggagcgGGAGGAGCGGGCTGGGGGAGCTGGCACCTTGCGGGCGCAGCTTACACCACAACTCCTCACACCTTGCCCGGGCCTCGCCCCCCAGGTAACCATGTGCGACCGAAAGGCGGTGATCAAAAACGCCGATATGTCGGAGGAGATGCAACAGGACTCGGTGGAGTGTGCGACTCAGGCGTTGGAGAAATATAACATAGAGAAGGACATTGCGGCCCATATTAAGAAGGTGAGAACAGGGCGAGGGTGGGGGGGCTCGGGCCGTTTGCGCACAGCCGGGGCGAGTCACAACTTAGCCCTTCTTTCCGATCCTGCGTCCCCAGAGCGTTTGGCAGACATCCTTGGAAGCACGCAGGGCAGCTCTCGTGTAGAGGTTTCCAGAAAGGACGCAGATGAATTTTGCGCTCCTGATGAGAAGACCAGACCCTCTGCGCCTGAAGTTTTTTTATTACCTAGCTCCGCAGGGGGAAAGCGCCACCTAGCAACGGTTTCTAGGATCAGGGAGCAGCGGTTCCCCCTTCTTCTGCATGATTCCTGCGCGGAGGATCCATctgggtgttgggggtgggggtgggggctgcgtAGGTGTTTCCAGCCGGGCCAGAGAGAGATCTTGCCAGCCTTCGTTAGTCGGCAGTTGAGGGAAAGTGGGTGGTAGTGGTGGTtagggggctggggtgagggctTGGTAAATGGCAGTCTGTAGAAAGCTGGCAGGACTGCCAATTTCTCCGAGCTGTGTTTTCTGGAAGGGAAGGAAGCTGGCAGCCTAAGCCGTGGGAGGGTTCCCAGTTGAGAATGGGGAGATGAGACTTCAGATGGAACAGAAACACCTTTTTTGACAAATGCAGCAGTGGGTTTCTCTAGCTTGTAAGAATGTTATTCCAATTCCAGTAGATGTAAAAGATGTTCGCGCTGCATACAATATGAGAGCTGACTTTTGTGTAACTCCTCacagagaattttaagaattacatGAAGATTAGCTTTAGCCCCTGCCCTAGTCACCTAGTGAAGAAATTATCACAGGTGTTCTAGTTCTCAGAGTGTCTTTGGCTGAGGAAATAGGGAAAGTTCCTGCAATTTGCTATGCTTGTGTACCAGGTGATAGATTAGCACCATTAGGTTAGATGTGGAAGAGAGGGCTATTGAAATTATAATTAAGGATAGAATCTGACCTGGTGGCTCTCAGATTCTGCTTCTAGCATTCTTTTTGTAGGAACAGTGGATTCCAGGGTATCTTGTGCCGTTTAAATTTTGATCCACAGTGGTTTAGATGCTGATTGAGGCTTTGCCCTTTTGTTTTTAGTGATATTGGCATGCAGTTAAGGAATGGGGTATTTTGGGctaaatatttaccatttggaTTTTGTGGTGTGCGACCTACAGTAGGATAATTTTCTGTTTACACATAATGTGATAAACTAAACCTATTATCACCTACTGTCAATTATTGAGCTACCATAGGAGCTATGAAGGTGAAATTACCATGTTAACAAAGTGCCCTGTCTTTGAGGCTGCCCTTTCTGCCTTTTACCTCCCCAGCCCCCATTCTCAGCTTAGCTCAGACTGCAAGTATGTGTGCATTAATGCACTATGTAGGCGACTTGGAGCTGGGGAACATTCTTTCATGCTAAGAATTTGCAGATGCTAACGTTCCTCCTTTCTTACCCCTACAGGCTCTGCTTATCTAGGAGGCAAACTCTGACCTCTGGTTTAGCACTGAAATTCtagtattctctttttctttccccttctctcccccaacCAGGAGTTTGACAAGAAGTACAACCCCACCTGGCACTGCATCGTGGGGAGGAACTTCGGTAGTTATGTGACACATGAAACCAAACACTTCATCTACTTCTACCTGGGCCAAGTGGCCATTCTTCTGTTCAAATCTGGTTAAAAGCATGGACTGTGTCACACACCCAGTGATCCATCCAAAACCAAGGACTGCAGCCTAAATTCCAAATACCAGAGACTGAAATCTTCAGCCTTGCCTAGGGGAACACCTCGATCTTTGAACCTTTATTGTGTTGTTTTGTACAGGGCATTCTCTGTACGAATTTGTTGTGGttataaaacaattagaaaaacagcttacatttgtatttattttctattccataCCTCTGCCCCatgttttttctcctcaaaatccATTCCTTTCCAAATAAATCTGTTGGAGAAGTGTGTGTTAGTTACGATTTGTTCACATCTAGGGTTGAAAATGGCCTATCACTTGATCTTGAGCAGGTTACTGGGTTTCAGGCCTTGCAGTGTGAGTTTCCATGGGATATAATAGACTAGCCTATTCATAGTGCTCTTGAGTCCTTAATCTCCCCTCCTGCAGCTGTCCGTGCATGGAAGCATACTGCTTAGAAGTGCATGTTGAGAAATGCATGGCAGAGAAACCTTTGGATTAAATCTTATTACTAATCTGATAAATACTATCCTTAAGTGCTTGTTTTGTTAAAAGATGCTGTAGAATGTTCTGGACTTTTGGGCCTCAGGTAGTACTGATGAATATGTAGAACTTTATGAAAGCTTTTTATGGCTATAAAATAAGCCAAAACAAAGTTGAGCTAATGAGAAGTTTGCTGGGCTCTAGGTTGTTTGCACCTGCCCCCTTTTCCTGCTTTTCCCAAAAGGACAAAGATTAAAAGTGGtcttaaaagggaaaatgaaagttTTTGAGCAGCAGCCCTCCATGTGATTCCAATAAAGTCTTTGCAGGAATTTAAACGTGTAAGCCTGCTGTGCCGTGCTTTAACTAGCTGTGCTTAGAAACACCCATTAACAATGAAGTGTGAATTGAACCTTTCATTAAAAGACCCAATTAAAGCTGTGGATAAGTAATCTTCGTTAAAGGTTTCCTGCTATCAATTTTAAGAAGACTTAAGTCTTCTctatgaagaaaagcaaatatagcAGACTTGGCTTTTGTAGGCATAAAGGAAACCTGCCAGAGGCTGAAACAACCCACACTTCTCTTGGGAAGTTGTAAGGAAAGCCCTGGCTTTCTAGTTCTAGGTTTTCAGTGTTCACGTGAGATAAGGCTTTTTGTTTCAAACTTTGGATCTGTGAGATGCAATCAGGATTTCTGAGCAGCCAAACTACTGCTACACAGAAGGGGAGGATGAAATGACTCCATCTTAAGAACAGCGTTAGGTTGTAACATCTTGGGGAGATTATAATTACCAGGTTTGGGATATTAGGAATTGTAGTGAAGTTGAGCTAGGTTAGGACTGGGAAAGTTTCAGGGTAGAAAGGCAAAAATGTCTTCTTGTTTATTGTGGCagttaaaaatgagagaaaaattcgCCCCCTGCTTTTTGTAGGAGAGGATGAAGTTCTGtggaatagaaataaaactgaggTGATTTAggtttctatttatataaacagACTAAAGATGTTCCCAAAATTCATTTCTAACTCCTTTCCCTCTTTAGTGACCTGGCTGTATTTCTATTTGAAGTCCCCAAAGCTGTATCATTCTTGTTCGATTAGTCCTATTTTCAAATAGTCTTCTGGTAATAGACCCTAGAATTGATTTAAGTCTACAGGTGGCTGGACATTGCGGGGTTAAATTTGATCAGGCCTATATCTACTGCCTGGAAGTGgcagcttttaatattttatctttagatTTAGCTGTGAGAAAACCACTCAGCTAGGGAGATTGGATTGGGCTGGTGGTTTATGAAATTCCTTGCGGCGTCTGTTCCTCATTACTTGTAATTTCAAAGGCCAATGGGCTCCAGCTggctgaaaaaaatgtaaactaaaagTTTAAGGTTTAgcactttgtcaaatgctctttgcTGTTGTTTGAGATACAAGCTGTTGTATATGGATAGCTATGtctgaaatatttacaatgacAAGGCAAGATCTTGTGAGTGAAGGTCCATAAATGACCTCTACTGTGCTGGGCCTAGAAGCAGCATCTCTCTAAAGCTTTTGAAATAGCCTTGAACTAAGTTATCCACAATTAAATAGCCAGCCAAGTCACAGGTTGCTTTCTGCAATGTCTTAGCAAAGCTCCTTAAAAACCATACGCTTAGTccacattcaaaatatttttggccTCATTTTAACATCAAACAAGGGACTGTATTAAGGAGACAAAAGAGCtctgcccagctctgccccttagTACTAGAGGGGGTTAGGCtagatagttttcttttttggctatAAAACCTCTCAAATGTGTTCTAATAAACTCtccatagaaaacacaaaagccagGAGTTTGCTGGAACATTCTTTCATCAAGAGTTTGTTTTCTTCATGACAGGCACTGATAATCTGATCCAATAGTAGTTTTGGTAGAAGAGGACTGAGTGATGATAATGTATTTCCCTCACCACTCCTTTCCCCAAGAAGCAATCATGAATACCACACAAATTGTAAACCCATTTAGTGATTCAGTTCATAATCCTAGTTGTGATTGTTTGCCCTCTGACTTAGTCCTAGGCTGAGAGATTGACTCAGGTTGAGCTAGGACATTTTCTGGTTCAAATCATTGAGTTCAGATGATTCATTATCCCTCTGGAAGGCAGCACCAGTCCAGAAGCTACAAATGCacttcaaaaatgaaaagtagtATTGGTTTTACCTTAACCACACACACGCTGCACAGCCAAGAAAAATTAGAAGGAGTTGAGCAAAAAGTACAAACCAAATACTTCTGGGAGAAGCCCTGAAACAGTTCCTAATGAAAGCTGCCAGAGAATGACAGGGATCTGTTTCTTCCACTTTGAGATTGGTCACATCAGAACATGAGTCCAAGGCACACGTCTTTAAGAGGAGATGTTCTGCTGCTGGTCTCATTACCAGGTTATTCTTCAGTTCCAGGCTTTCAACAGGATGTGACTGGTTCACACTCCAGAATGGTAAAGGAGTTACAGTTTGAAGCCAGAATGAATAGCCACAATGCCTGATGTGAGACTTTCATAAGTCACCTTCTCAAAACCTGCATCTTCTATCATCTCTCTGAATTCCTCCTAAAACACAAAGATATAGCAAAGATATACATGGATTTAAGCTCTAGGGCCTTTGTTGTAAAATACAAGTTTTGTACCTGAGATGGGAACTGTCGGATACTTTCTACAAGATATTGGTAGGACTTCCAATCTCCTGCAATGACCTCTCCCAGGACAGGAATGACCTGGAAGCTATATAGATCATAAAGCctaaacaaaaaaggcaaaagattaCAATTAGAACATATCCCCTGATAAGGAGCAAGAAGGTATAAGCCTAGAGTTATAAATTCAAATGCCTTTAGGGGGCAAGTACCTGAAAGTAATGTGGGCCAAGCGCAAGACCAGTAGGGAGTGGTGAGGATGTGGTGACAGGTACCATTAGGAAGTAGCATAAAATGGAGAAGGGGCAGGTACGATTCCATTCTTGACTCCTGCCATGTAGGAATGTGTGCTTGCTAAGTGTTGTCTTATATGATTTCTCAAGTGAAGCTGGAAActcagatttttatgtgaaacttaactgatttttaaatatgaacatctaagtcaatttttaaaagtacgaTGATTCAAACCAAATACATCTGTGGGCCAACTTAGCCTCTGGTTGCTGGTTTGAAACTCTTCTGGCTTCGATGTCATTCAGAACTGGCTGATCTCTGAGGTGGCACTGTCCCTTCGAGACTCTGAACTATGAGGTTCTTGCTTATTGCTTACTGGTTACTTTCTGTCTGTTGTGGAACAGGAAACCCGTGGCCAGACAATGAGAATAAAGCCCTGTTAACAGTGCCAACCTGGATATGAGGGGGTTGTTCACTTGACTGAACTCCAGACAGAGAAACCGTCCTCCTGGCTTCAGGACTCGATGGGCTTCCTGGAGTGCCTGAGCAAGGCAAGGAACAAAAGAACACACTCAATTCTATTAGGCCAAAACAGCTTTACCTTTGATGGGCATTATAAAAGTTAGCATTTCCCATAGATCCCTTGTGCATTCTCAGTGGGAAAGCTGTAGTAGCAGAGATAACCCCACAGTAGCCTAAATTTTATAAGCATTCTGCTGCCCGCAAAGAGAAGGCCACTTGGAGTACTCTGATTGGTACAACCACATGGTGGCCAATTTCACATGcatctctttattatttacttgttaAAAGcgtctttcaggatttttttttctctttattttttaaagtaaatgcttTGACCAACATGGAGTTTGAACCTAaaactccgagatcaagagttgcatgttctaccgaCAGAGTCAGCCAAGTGCCCCTACAATTACTTAAATTACAATGGCTATCCTCTTTAATCTAGGAATTTTACGTCAAGGAATCTAGCTTATAGAAATGCATctattgtaggggcacctggctggctcagacggttaagcatctgactcttgattttggctcaggtcaagatctcagggttgtgagatcagtctccatgctgggcatTGATCCTGCTTGTAAttcttcctccccatcctccaaacaaaacaaaacaaacaaaaaccaatgcaTCTTTGTAGAGATGACATGCATATAGATGTTATTCCCTGTAGCACCATTTGAACAGCACAAGATTAGAAACATCTTAATTATCAACGAGAGACTGGTTAAATGATGGAATGTCTGTGTATATGGAATTGatgcagctatttaaaaaaaggaagagccagGTCTCTCCATGTACTGACAGGAAAGATCTCCCAAGATacatttttaaggggaaaaaagcaatgggcagaatatttgtgtgtttttcatatGCTAATATTtgtattaaaggaaaaaacaaaacaatatttataaaacatctttGCAAAGGTACACAAGAAATTGATGtttggaggcagggagaggaggcacTGAATGGTCAGGACACACGGGTGAGAGGCATACTTTGCCTGATATGCCCTTTTGTACTTTGaacctattaaaaatttttttttaattaaaagaaataataaactggCTACATACAGGGCAGGCCATATGAACCAAGCTAAAGTACACCATAAAGATGTCCCACTAGAAGCAGAGGAACCAGGTAACTggagggcccccccccccaataataGAAACAGAATATGGTTTGCACATTGTCTTCAAATGCTCTGGGGTAGTACTGaagtagaaataaagaagagctgcattaggggtgcctggctggctcagtcggtacactcttgatctcggggttgtgagttggagccccacattgggtgcagagatgacttaaaaataaaatcttaaaaaaaaagctgcatcAGATTAAGAGCTGAATGTTCCCTTCTCCCTATAGAGGAACCCATGACTCTAGGTACCTTCTGCCAAAATAAGTGTTTGAATGCCTTCTGTTGACCTTGGAAATGTCTCTGATCTGCAAACTCACAGGGTCAGACTTCACAAGTGAGCAGAAACAGATGGAATGCCAGCTCAAAGATGTAAAGACCAACTCAAGCATCAAAGGCTTCTATGGGGATCTGCTCCATggtttcagtcttttttaatttcatgactAGGAAAATTGGCAACTTCAAGGATTGAAGCCCCTAAACCTGAAACCGTCATTCCATTCAAGAGCTGGGCAGAGAGCagaatctctccctctttctttgtttcctgtAGGGCCGCTCTGGAAGATCTAATAGCACAAGAGTCACACAAGCTGAGGATGCAGCCATACACACCTGATCGATGTGTGTGACATTCCGGATCCCAAAGGCAATAGTGTAAACATCAAACTTGTCATCATCAAAGGGCAGTTCTTCAGCATCTCCCAATACCCAAGCAAGTcctgaaagagaaaatcattcCTGGTCTCAGTGTGGATCTTTTCTGCACCTAGCAAACTGCCAAACCTGAGGTGGGCATTGTGGGAATCCTCTGATTTGTAGTCAGCCAAGCAGAAGTGTGGGCAGCCTGTGCACACCATTGGTGGCTAACTTCTGAGGGCAGTCTGTGGAATCTGAGACAAGCTCTGGGAGTCAGTGTCAGAAATGAACTGAATTGCTGGACACCTATTTGCTGTGGGAGAACTGGAGAACAGTTTGGTGCTGGGTAAATACCATAAGTGTAGTATCAGAAACCATCACACACCTGCCTTCATTGCTGGGTTCCTGGCCACT harbors:
- the COQ5 gene encoding 2-methoxy-6-polyprenyl-1,4-benzoquinol methylase, mitochondrial isoform X3, coding for MPPLVKHIYHVFESVAKKYDVMNDMMSLGIHRIWKDLLLCKMRPFPGTQLLDVAGGTGDIAFRFLNYVQAQHKGKQKRQLRAQQNLSWEEIAKKYQNEEDPLGGSRVVVCDINKEMLKIGKQKARAQGYKAGLAWVLGDAEELPFDDDKFDVYTIAFGIRNVTHIDQALQEAHRVLKPGGRFLCLEFSQVNNPLISRLYDLYSFQVIPVLGEVIAGDWKSYQYLVESIRQFPSQEEFREMIEDAGFEKVTYESLTSGIVAIHSGFKL
- the DYNLL1 gene encoding dynein light chain 1, cytoplasmic, with amino-acid sequence MCDRKAVIKNADMSEEMQQDSVECATQALEKYNIEKDIAAHIKKEFDKKYNPTWHCIVGRNFGSYVTHETKHFIYFYLGQVAILLFKSG